The DNA region CCTTGAACTGGCCGCCCTGGTCGTCGACCGTGCAGGGGGTGTTGCCCTCGAAGACGTAGTTCTTCTCGTTCAGCGCCTTGCCGTTGACCTTCACCGGGCCGGTGCCCTTGCACTCGACGGTGTCGCCGCCGACGGCGATGACGCGCTTGATGAGGTCCTTCTCGTCGGCGGACGGCATCAGGCCGATCCAGCCGAGGACCTTCTGCACGGCGTTCGGGTCGGGGGTGGGCTCGCCGTCCAGCCAGTGGCCCGGGTCCTTGAAGACCACGACCTCGCCGCGCTCGGGCTCGGAGCCGAACCACGGCGTCAGCTTGTCGACGAGCACCCGGTCGCCCTGCTGCAGCGTGTTCTGCATCGAGTCCGAGGGGATCGAGAACGCCTGGACCAGGAAGGTCTTGATGACGAGGGCGAGGATCAGCGCGATGCCGATGAGGAGCGGCAGCTCCTTCCAGAAGGACTTGGGCTTCTTGCCCTTCGCCGGCTTGGGCGGCTCCGTGCCCTCGGGGCCGGGGACGCCGGTCTCGCCGGGGGCCGGGGTGTCAGGGCCGGTGCTCATCCCGTCCCCCGCGGGTGCGGGTACCGGTCCCGCGGAGCGCCCGGGCTGCTCCTCGGGCCCCTCGTGTCCGGATCGTGCGCCGACCGCCACATCCCCCACATCCACTCCTCAGTCCGTACCGCCGCCTGCCCCGTATGCGATGCAGGCCCACCACTCCCATAACGAGCGGGAGTTCCGCAGGGGTCGGGAGGCCGGTAATTCCATTGCGATCGCCGGGGGCCACCCTATGCGACGCTCCTGTGGCCGTGGCCGACCCGGAGGGCGCGTCGGGCACGGACGCGTACGCACCGGGTTCGTCCAGCTGACGCCAGTGGCCGAACGGCCAGGCGATGACCAGCGCGCGGCCCACGACCTCATCCTCCGAGACGGTGCCGCTGAACTTTTCGTTCCGGTGGAAGCGTGAGTCGGCGGAGTCCGACCGGTGGTCGCCCATCATGAACAGGCGCCCCTCGGGCACCTTCACCTTGAACTCGAAGAGGGAGGGCTTGTCCCCGGGGAAGAGGTACGGCTCGTCGATCGCCACGCCGTTGACGGTGACTTTGTCGTTCTTGTCACAGCACTGCACGGTGTCGCCGCCGACGCCGACGACCCGCTTGATCAGGTCGCGCTCGCCGTCGGACGGGAGCAGCCCGATGAAGGTCAGGCCCTGTTTGATCTGCTTGATGACGACGGGGTCGTCCTTCTTCTTGCCGCTCTCCTCCTCCATCCAGTTGCCGGGGTCCTTGAAGACGACGACGTCCCCGCGCGCGGGCTTGCTGCCGAACCACGGGGTGAGCTTGTCGACCAGGACACGGTCGCCGATGCGGATCGTCTGCTCCATGGAGCCCGAGGGGATCACGAAGGCCTGCACCAGGAAGGTCTTCAGGACCAGGGCTATCAGCAGGGCGACGACTATGAGGAGCGGTATCTCCTTGATCGCGGAGCGGCGCCTGCGGCGCTTGACCTTCTTCGCGAGCTTGCGGCGCTCGGCCCGGCCGGGCAGGACGGGGGCGCTGGTCGGGCGCGTGCCGGTGGGCAGCCGGGTGTCGGCCGCGTGGGTGGCCTTCGCGCGGCCGCGGTTACCCATGCGCGCCGCCTGGTGCCGGCACGCGCGCGTAGGCGTCGGGGCGCTTCAGGGAGGTCCAGCGGCTGAGCGGCCAGGCGATCCAGTCGGCCCTGCCGATGACCGCGTCGACGGGGACCATGCCGCCGCCGGGAGAGCCCAGGTGGTCGCGGGAGTCGCTGGAGTCGCCGCGGTGGTCGCCGAGCAGGAAGAGGGTGCCGTCGGGCACGACGACGTCGAAGGGCACCTTGGAGGGGGCGTCTCCGGGGAAGAGGTAGGGCTCGTTGACAGGCTCGCCGTTCACCTTGATCCTCCCCCGCTTGTCGCAGCAGACCACGCGGTCCCCGCCGATCCCCGCGACCCGCTTGACGTAGTTGGAGTCTCCGAAGTACCCGCTGCCGTCGAAGACGACGGCGTCTCCGCGCTGGGGGCCGGAACCGAAACGGTACGCCAACTTGTTGACGATGACGCGGTCTCCGGGCTGGAACGCGGGCTGCATGGAGCCACTGGGGATCGCGAACGGCTGCACCACGAAGGTGCTGAGGATCAGCAGGACGATCAGGGTGAGGAGGGCGGACAGGGTGATCCTGCCGCCCGGGAGCCAGTCCATGACGGACGCGAAAACGGAACGCGACCGCTCCTCCGTGCCCTCCGGATCCGGTGCGTCCGCGGGTGCGGGGTCGGACTCGGAGGAGGGGGAGGAGCGGTCGCGCTCCGTGTGCTGTGCTTCGGTGTCCATCGGGGCCAGATGTTATCCGGCCCGGCTTCGGACCCGCGTAAAGCTCGACCCGGTGGGCCGGGCGCGCGATCAGCTCTCGCGCTTCTCCTTGATCTTCGCGGCCTTGCCGCGCAGGTCACGCAGGTAGTACAGCTTGGCGCGACGGACGTCGCCCTTCGTGACGAGCTCGATCTTCTCGACGATCGGGGTGTGCACCGGGAAGGTGCGCTCGACGCCGACGGAGAACGAGACCTTGCGGACCGTGAAGGTCTCGCGGACACCGGCGCCCTGGCGGCGGATGACTACGCCCTTGAACTGCTGCACACGGGAGCGGTTGCCCTCGATGACGCGGACGTGGACGTTGACGGTGTCACCCGGACGGAAGGCCGGGATGTCGCTGCGCAGCGACGCGGAGTCGACGGAGTCGAGCAGGTGAGACATGATCGTCTGCTTTCTTCGCTGATGCCACAGGTCATCAGCGGAACATGGTGATGAGGTTTCGGTAGCTGATCGCGTCGGGCCGGCGTCGTTCCCCCTGTGGCAGGGGCGCAGGCTGGACGTACAGCAGCGGCCTATTCTTCCACGGCCTGGGGGTCTGGCCCAAATCGGCCGTCGGGCCCCGGCCGCCACCCCAGGATCGAGAGCATCTCCCGGTCCTTCTTGTCGAAGACCGAGGGGTCGCAACGCTCGATGAGATCGGGCCTGTTACGGGTGGTGCGCCGCAGCGCCTCGTCCCGGCGCCAGCGGGCGATCTTGCCGTGGTGACCGCTGAGCAGGACGTCCGGAATGCCGTGACCGCGCCACTGCGGGGGCTTGGTGTAGACGGGGCCTTCGAGGAGGTTGGCCATGGCGCCGGGCGCGAAGGAGTCGTCGCGGTGGGACTCGGCGTTGCCGAGGACACCGGGCAGGAGCCGGGCCACGGCCTCCGTGACGACCAGGACGGCAGCCTCTCCGCCCGCGAGGACGTAGTCGCCGATGGAGACCTCGTAGACGGGCATCCGGGTCGCGTACTCGTCGATGACGCGGCGGTCGATGCCCTCGTAGCGCGCGGGCGTGAAGACCAGCCAGGGCCGCTCGGAGAGGTCGACGGCGAGTTCCTGGGTGAAGGGGCGCCCGCTGGGCGTGGGGACGACGAGGACGGGCCCGTGGGCCCCCGCCTCATACCCCTCGGCGAGCACGTCGTCGAGGGCCGCGCCCCAGGGGTCGGTCTTCATGACCATGCCCGGACCGCCGCCGTAGGGGGTGTCGTCGACCGTGTTGTGCCGGTCGTACGTCCACTCCCTGAGGTCGTGCACGTGGACGTCGAGCTGTCCGCGCGCGCGTGCCTTGCCCACGAGGGAGACGTTCAGGGGGTCCAGGTACTCGGGAAAGATCGTGACGACGTCGAGCCGCATTACGCCTGGTCCTCCGGAGCCGCCTCGGCGTCACGCCGGTCCTCCGGAGCCGCCTCCGCCTCCCGCGCGGACGCGATCTCCGCGCGGTCGTCGATGAGCCCGGGCGGCGGGTCGATGATCGCCCGCTGCTCCTCCAGGTCGATCTCGGTGACGATCTGCTCGACGAACGGGATCATCACCTCGCTGCCGTCGGGCCGCTCCACGATGAACAGGTCCTGCGAGGGCAGGTGGGAGATCTCCGTGATCCGGCCGATCTCGACGCCGTCCCGGGTGACCACGTCGAGGTCCATCAGCTGGTGGTCGTAGAACTCCTCCGGGTCCTCCGGGAGCTCCTCGGGGTCGACCTCGGCGATCAGCAGCGTGTTGCGCAGCGCCTCGGCGCCCGAGCGGTCGCGTACGCCCGCGAAGCGCAGGAGCAGCCTGCCGCTGTGCACCCGGCCGGTCTCGATGGTCAGCGGCCCCACCGTGGCGGGGTCGGTGGCGAGCACGGCGCCGGGGCCGAGCCGCAGCTCCGGCTCGTCGGTGCGCACCTCGACGGTGACCTCGCCCTTGATGCCGTGGGCGCGGCCGATCCGCGCGACTACGAGCTGCACTGTGCTGTCTCTCCCTTGCTGAATACGACTGCGGGCCGGGGACGGCCCTTGAGCCCTCCCCGGCCCGAGCCGGTGCTACGTGTGGTTCAGTGAACCTGGTCCACGTCGACGAGGTCGACGCGGACACCGCGGCCGCCGATGGCGCCGACGACGGTGCGCAGGGCGCGTGCGGTGCGGCCGTTGCGGCCGATCACCTTGCCCAGGTCGTCCGGGTGGACCCGGACTTCGAGGACGCGTCCGCGGCGCAGGTTGCGCGAGGCGACCTGCACGTCGTCGGGGTTGTCGACGATGCCCTTCACGAGGTGCTCGAGAGCCTCCTCGAGCATGATCAGGCCTCGGTCGACTCGGCCGCGGACTCGGCCGGGGCCTCGTCCTTCTTCTCGGCCTTCTTCTTCTGGGTGATGGCGTCACCCTTGGGCTCGCCTTCGGCGTCCTTGGCCACGGCCTCGAAGAGGGCGCGGTGGTCGGCCTTGGGCTCCGGCTGCAGCAGCGGAGCGGGGGCCGGCAGGCCCTTGTGCTTCTGCCAGTCGCCGGTGAGCTTCAGGATCGCGAGGACCGGCTCGGTCGGCTGGGCGCCGACGGAAAGCCAGTACTGCGCGCGCTCCGAGTTGACCTCGATGCGCGAGGGGTTCTGCACCGGGTGGTACAGGCCGATCTCCTCGATGGCCCGGCCGTCACGGCGGGTACGGGAGTCGGCGACGACGATGCGGTAGTGAGGCGAACGGATCTTGCCCAGACGCTTCAGCTTGATCTTGACTGCCACGGGAGTGGTGTCTCCTGGTCTTGACGTGGTTGGGCACAACGGGATGCCGCGTGGGGTTGCGGTACTCGAGGTGCCCGATGGACGCGTCAGCCGGAGGAGAGAGGGGTCCTGTGCGACTGTCGAGTACAGCCAGCCATTGTGCCACATGCCACCGGGGCGGCCGAATCGGGCCGACCGCCCCGCACCAGCTCATCGCGGGTGGGCCCGGCTCACCCCGCTCCCGCGCCGACGCCCACCACTTCCGGGATCCGGAAGGGCTTGCCGCAGCCGCCGCACATGATGGGCGCCTGGGCGAGGACGGACGGCACGACGCGGACGTTGCGCCCGCAGTCGCAGACGGCCTTCACCCGCACGCCGCCTCCGGAGGATCCGTGCCGGGCGGCAGGTCCGCGGAAAGTGCGTGAGGTGTCGGCCGTGGTGGCGACCGTGTGCGCGCGCAGGGCGCGCTGCAGCCGCTCGATGGTCGGGCGGTAGCGCTTCTTGGCCTCGGGGTTGAGCGTGACCAGGGAGAAGCCGCTGCTCGGGTGCGGCTCCTCCGGATGGTCCAGGCCCAGCTCCTCGGCGATCGAGAGGAATCTGCGATTGTGGTAGCGGCCCGCGCGTGAGGTGTCGCGTACGCCGCGGGCCGCGGCGATGCCGTGGACTGCCTCGTGCAGCAGTCGTTCGAAGGAGAGCTCGGCGCCACAGGCGGACGAGGACTCTCCGATCAGGGATTCGGGCGCGGCTAGGTCCGGCAGCTCGGAGTGGTGCCGCTGAATGTCGGCCCACGCCTGTGCCAGCTCTGCGGCGAGAACAGGTGGTGTCGTGCTCACGTCGTGACAACGAGCCGGGGTGCCTCCGGGTTCCATTCCGGGGCATCTCAAATAATTTGCACTTACCCGTCAGTTGCCGTTGATGCGTCCGGACGAGGGCGGGTGCGCTGATCTGCGGAGAAGCCTCGCAGCTCGCACCAAGCCGGTACGTAGCGGCGCGTACGCCCCGGCGCGTAGGTCAACTCCGTGCGCCGGGGCCCCTGTTGCGGAGAGGGCCGGCCGACGCCTCGTGAAGGCACCCGAGACGGAATCCCGGGTCTCAGTACGCGCGTGCCACGACGGCGACGTTACCGGGTGCGTCATCGGCGTCCGGCACCGCCCCGTCCTCCGCGACCAGACACCGTACGGTCACGCCGTGCTCGGCGAGCCTCGCCTCCCCCGCCGGGCCGAGCGCCGCCCACGGCAGCCGCGCCCAGCCGCCCGCAGCGGCGGCCTCGACGGCCTCGCCGACGTCGGCCACCTCGCTCGTACGGGACTCCCTGCGGGCGCGGGCCTGGGCGAGCAGCAGCTCCTGGTCCTCTTCGAGGACGGTGGGCAGGAGCGTGGTGAGGGCGTCGAGGGCCACGGGCTGCTTGCCGCCCGCGATGCGGCGCACGAGCATCGCGGTGCCGTTCTCCAGGTCGCGCGGCCCGATCTCGACGCGGACCGGCACGCCCTTGAGCTCCCAGTCCACGGCGCGCCGCCCGAAGGGGGTCTCCGTACGGTCGTCGACCTGGACGCGCACGCCCGCCGCCGTCAGCCGCTCGCCGATCTCGCGCGCCTCGGCGAGCACGGCGTCGTCGTCCTTGACGGCGAGGACGACGGCCTGGACGGGCGCGAGGCGCGGCGGCAGGCGCAGGCCGTGGTCGTCGCCGTGCATCATCACCAGGGCGCCGATCATGCGGGTCGTGGCACCCCAGGAGGTCTGCCAGACCAGCTCCTGCTCGCCGTCCTTCGACAGGTACGTGGTGCCGAAGGCCCTGGCGAAGTTCTGGCCGAGTTCGTGGCTGGTGCCCAGCTGGAGGGCCTTGCCGTCGCCCATCATGCCTTCGAGCGTGAGGGTGTTGACGGCGCCCGCGAAGCGCTCGGCGGCCGTCTTGCGGCCGAGCACGAAGTCCATGGCGAGGAGGTCCCGCAGGAAGGCTCCGTAGACGTGCCGGTGGATCCGGGCGGCGAAGTCGCGCGCCTGCTCGTACGTCGCGTGGGCCGTGTGGCCCTCCTGCCACAGGAACTCCGACGTGCGCAGGAACAGGCGCGGCCGCAGTTCCCAGCGGACCACGTTGGCCCACTGGTTGATGAGCAGCGGCAGATCGCGGTAGCTCTGCACCCACTTGGAGAAGTACTCGTTGACGATGGTCTCCGAAGTGGGCCGGATGACGACCGGCTCCTCCAGTTCCTTGCCGCCGCCGTGGGTGACGACGGCCAGCTCCGGAGCGAAGCCCTCGACGTGCTCCGCCTCGCGCGTGAGATACGACTGCGGGATCAGGAGGGGAAAGTACGCGTTCTGGGTACCCGTCTCCTTGATGCGTACGTCCATGTCCTGCTGCATCCGCTCCCACAGCCCGTAGCCGTACGGTCGGATCACCATGGTGCCGCGCACCGGCCCGTTGTCGGCCAGCTCGGCCTTGGTGATCAGCTCCTGGTACCAGCGGGGGAAGTCGTCCGCGCGGGGCGTGAGTACGGGTGCCTTTGCCATGGCGCGCATGGTACGTCCGAGCCGTCTGAAGGGTCGGAAATTTACGGTCCCAGGGGGCGCACGACGGTGGCACACAAGCATTGCCTCACAACCCCTGGACGCCACGACGGATGCGGAGTTCCCTGGCATACGGGGGGAGCGTGAACGCACGTCGTGGGGGCGGACGAACCGTACATCGGCACGACAACTCTCGGCGGATTGGGGCGCTTTCGATGACACCTACGCTCGTGCACTCTCACCGCCCGTGCGCGGGATCGACACCCCGTGCGGACCGGTGCGCACGCGCGCGTGACTGGGCGGAGATCCAGGAGAGGATGCTGGTCCCGCTCTATGAAGCGGTGTACGAACGACTGGAAGTGGGCCGCGACACGCGCCTTCTCGACCTGGGCTGCGGGTCCGGGCTCGCCCTCCTGATGGCGGCCGCGCGGGGCGCGTCGGTGACCGGCGTGGAACCGTCGGCGCCCGAACGGCTGGCGCTCGCGCGCGAACGCCTCGCGCCGGAGGGGACCGCGGGCACACGCCCACAGACCGGAACACGCCTGGTGGAGGGCTCACCCGAGGACGCCGCGTCCCCGGACGACGCGCCGTACACCCTGGTGACCGCGTTCCAGCCGATCGGATGCGTGGCCGGCGACTCCGAGGGCCTTTCGGCACTCCTGGATACGGCGTCCCCGCTCGCCGAGCGGGGTGCCCCCGTCGTCCTTGTGGGCTGGGGCCCTCCGGAGCGCTGCACCACGTCCTCCGTGCTCCGGGTGGCCACCAAGCTCGCCGACCCGCTGCGCAGCACGCGCAGCTGGCGCCCGGCGTGCCGGGACGACCTGGAGGAGGTCGCGCACCGCGCGGGCCTCAAACCGGACGGCTCGGGCCGCGTGGCGTGCCCCTTCGGCTACGCGGACATGGACAGCGCCGTCCGCGGACTGCTGTCCACCGGCCTGTTCGACGCGGCGGTCGGCGCGACGGACGAGGTCCAGGTCGACAAGGAGCTGACCGAGGCACTGCATCCGCATCAGCGCCGCGACGGCACGGTGTGGATGCCGAACGTATTCCGCTACCTGATCGCACGCACGACATAGCAGCCACGGCTGCGTACGCACGGCTGAGCACGCACTACAGGAGACGGGCCCCGGAAGTCGCTCTCTCCGTAGACCCCGCACACCGCACGGCACCGACACGCGCCTCACTCCGTGAGCGCCGCCTGCCACGTCCAGGACGTAGGGCGCTCACGCCCGTCGAGGTCGCCGCGCCCCGTGCACCAGAGCAGCACGGCCGCGGGGTCGCCGTCCGGGGCGTCGGGGAAGAGCCGGGCGAGCACACGCTCGCACAGCGTCCCGGGAGGCAGCCACTCCACGGCGAGGCCCTGGGTGATGTCGTGCGTGTGCAGGAGGATCTCGGCGGTCCCCATCGCCGCGAAGCCCGTGGGGTCGCACGGCCCCCAGTGCCAGGCGCGGGCATCCGCCGGGGAGGCGTCGAGAGCGCTGGCGAGGAGCCCCGCCGCGGCGGTGACGACGCGCAGGATGTCGGCCGGAGCGGCGGACGGGCGGACGGTCAGGTCGAACGGCAGGTACGCGGTGCCCGGGCGGGCGCTCAACTGGCCCGCGTAGGCCAGCAGGTCGTGCGCGATGTGGGCCGCCGTGGTCCGGCAGCTCCACTCCAGGGGACCCGCGGGGGCGGACGCCCAGTCGCGGTCCGCGTGCGGGCCGAGCACCCGCAGCAGTTCGGCGGCGGCTTCCCTGACGTCGCTGCTGTCCATGGCGGCACGCTAACCAGTCCCCACACACGCGTGCCTCACGTTTCCTTGGTGAGCCGCGTGATTCCGGCCACCCTGTAGGCGTCGGCCTCCTCCAGGGTCTCGTTCTCCAGGAGGGACGCGGCCAGGGCGTCCAGTTGGGCGCGGTGGTCGCGGAGTTGGCGGCAGGCGCTCTCGTAGCACTCGTCGACGATGCGGCGCATCTCGCCGTCGATGGCGTCGAGGGTCTCCGGGGCGGCAGCCAGGCCGTAGGCCTGCTGGGCGTCGTTCGGAAGGGCCGAGAGGCGGCCCACGCGCTCGCTCATGCCCCAGCGGGCCACCATGCCGCGGGCGATGTTGGTGACCTGCTCCAGGTCGTTCTCGGCGCCGGTCGTGACGACTCCGTAGACGACGTGTTCAGCCGCCATGCCACCGAGAGCGCCGATGATCCGGCCGCGCAGATACTCCTCCGTGTACGCGTACTTGTCGGCGTCCGGAGTCGACAGGGTGACGCCGAGCGCACGTCCGCGCGGCACGATGGTGATCTTGCGGACGGGGTCGGCACCCGGCTGCAGCATCCCCAGCAGGGCGTGCCCGCTCTCGTGGTACGCGGTGCGGCGGCGCTCCTCGTCGGGCATCACCAGCGGCCGCTCGGCGCCCAGTTGCACCTTCTCCAGGGCTTCGGAGAGGTCGGACTGCGTGACCTGCTCCTGCCCCCGCTTCACGGCGAGCAGGGCGGCCTCGTTCGCGAGGTTGGCCAGGTCCGCGCCCGTCATGCCCGGGGTCGTACGGGCGATCCGGGCCAGGTCCACGTCCTTCGCCAGGGGGATCGCCCGGGTGTGGATGGCGAGGATGGCCTCGCGGCCGCCGCGGTCGGGCGGGGAGACGTTGACGACGCGGTCGAAGCGGCCGGGGCGGGTCAGGGCCGGGTCGAGGATGTCGGCGCGGTTGGTCGCGGCGATGACGATGACGCCCTCGGAGCCGGAGAAACCATCCATCTCGGTGAGGATCTGGTTGAGGGTCTGCTCACGCTCGTCGTGTCCGCCCATGCCGCTGCCGCCCCCGCGGGCCCGCCCGATGGTGTCGATCTCGTCGATGAAGATGATGGCCGGCGCGACCTTGCGGGCCTCGGCGAACAGCTCACGCACGCGCGAGGCCCCCACCCCCACGATCATCTCGATGAACTCCGACGCGGACGCCGAGAAGAACGGCACCCCTGCCTCACCGGCGACGGCCCGCGCCAGCAGGGTCTTGCCGGTTCCCGGCGGCCCGGCGAGCAGCACGCCGCCGGGCATCCGCGCGCCCATCTTCCGGTAGGCGTCGGGATTCTTCAGGAAGTCGACGACGTCGTTCAGCTCGCCCTCGACCTCGTCGATGCCCGCGACGTCCTCGAAGGTGGTCCGCTTCTCGCCCGGCTCCAGCTCGACGGGCTTCGGCGGCTGCTTGCGCCCGAGCATGCCGCCCGCACCGCCCATCCCGGACGCCATCCGCCGCGCGATGAAGATCCACAGCACCACGAGCAGCAGCATCGGGGCGAGCGAGATCAGCAGGTTGGACAGGAAGCTGCGCTCCTGCACCACAGGCTCCGCGGTGACCGTGACCTTGTTCTTCGTCAGATCGCCCCACAGCTCGTCGTCCGCGAACTCGGGCCGCTGCGTCGTAAACTTGGTGTACTCCTCACCCCCGTCCGGATCCTTCCGCTCCTTCTTGAGCTGCCCCTGGATCGCGTCGCCCTTGGAGTAGATCTTCGAGACGTTCCCGGAGTCGACCTGCTTGCTGAACTCCGTGTACGAGATCGTCGGCTCGTCGCCGTCGCCGAAGAAGGAGAGGACGAGGTTGGCGATGAGATAGACGATCAGGGCCGTGAGGATGAGGCCGCCCCAGCCGCCGGGCAGCTTCCGCTTCGGCGGGGGCGTGGGCGCGGGCTCCGGAGCACCCTCGGAGCGCCACGGCTGCTCGGGCTTCTGACGCGGTGGCACCGGGTTGCTCATATGCGGACGTTACGACAGGAAACGGGTGCAGGCACCCGGTCCGCGCCCGCCCGGGGACATGCCGGGGACACCCCGGGGAGACGCCGTGGACCCATGCGAACACCCGCCCCGGCACCCACCCGGGGATACGCCAAGGGCGCCCCACCACACGGCGGGGCGCCCCTGGACGACGTACCGAAAGGGCCTCGCTCAGCCCAGAGCCCTCCGGCCCGGCCCGAAGAGCTCAGCCCATGAACTTCTTGAACTCGTCCGGCAGCTCGAAGTCCTTGCCGCCCTGGGCGCCCGGCAGCCCGAACGCACCGCCCGCGGCGGCTCCCTCGGCCGCGGCGCGCCGTGCGGCGGCCTCGTCCTCCTGCTGCTTGCGCTTCATCGGGTTGCCCGAGCGCTGCTTGCCCTTGGCCTGCTTCTGCTTCTTCTTCTGCTTGCCGGGGCCGCCGCCCATGCCCGGCATCCCGGGCATTCCCGGCATGCCGCCGCCCTGCGCCATGCGGGACATCATCTTGCGGGCCTCGAAGAACCGCTCGACCAGGTTCTTCACGGCGCTGACCTCGACACCGGAACCCTTGGCGATACGGGCCCGCCGCGAGCCGTTGATGATCGTCGGCTCCTGCCGCTCACCGGGGGTCATCGACTTGATGATGGCCGCGGTGCGGTCGACGTCGCGCTCGTCGAGGTTGTTGATCTGGTCCTTGATCTGCCCCATGCCCGGCAGCATCCCGAGCAGCTTGCTGATGCTGCCCATCTTCCTGACCTGCTCCATCTGGGCCAGGAAGTCGTCGAGCGTGAAGTCCTTGCCGCCCTTGCTGCTCGCCAGCTTGGAGGCCATCTTCTCGGCCTCTTGCTGCGAGAAGGTCTGCTCGGCCTTCTCGATGAGCGTGAGCATGTCGCCCATGCCGAGGATGCGGGACGCCATGCGGTCCGGGTGGAACGCGTCGAAGTCGTCCAGCTTCTCGCCGTTGGAGGCGAACATGATCTGACGGCCGGTGACGTGCGCGATCGAGAGCGCCGCACCACCGCGGGCGTCGCCGTCGAGCTTGGAGAGCACGACGCCGTCGAAGCCGACGCCGTCCCGGAAGGCCTCCGCCGTGTTGACGGCGTCCTGACCGATCATCGCGTCGACGACGAAGAGGACCTCGTCCGGGCTGACGGCGTCGCGGATGTCCGCGGCCTGCTGCATCAGCTCCTGGTCGATGCCGAGGCGTCCGGCGGTGTCGACGACGACGACGTCGAACTGCTTCGTACGCGCGTACTCGATCGAGTCCTTCGCGACCTGCACCGGGTCGCCGACGCCGTTGCCCGGCTGCGGGGCGTAGACCCCGACGCCCGCGCGCTCGGCGACGACCGACAGCTGGTTCACGGCGTTCGGGCGCTGGAGGTCGCAGGCCACGAGCAGCGGGGAGTGGCCCTGGGCCTTCAGCCAGCGGCCGAGCTTTCCGGCCAGCGTGGTCTTACCGGCGCCCTGGAGGCCCGCGAGCATGATGACCGTGGGCGGCTGCTTGGCGAAGCGCAGGCGCCGGGTCTCGCCGCCGAGGATGCCGATGAGCTCCTCGTTGACGATCTTGATGACCTGCTGGGCCGGATTGAGCGCCGCGGAGACCTCGGCGCCGGTCGCCCGCTCCTTGACCTGCTTGATGAACGCGCGGACCACCGGCAGGGCGACGTCCGCTTCGAGCAGGGCGATGCGGATCTCGCGCGCAGTGGCGTCGATGTCCGCCTCGGAGAGCCTGCCTTTGCCGCGGAGGTTCTTGAATGTCGCTGCGAGGCGATCGGAAAGAGTGTCGAACACGGCGGTCGCGAATCCTCGGGATCGGGGGCGGGCGGGCGGGTCGCCCTCCAGGGTATCTGCCTCTCGCCGGGGCGGGTGCCCTCCGTCCCCACCTGACCTCGGCCGGGGCCCGCGCGCCCCGCACGACGGGCCCGCAAGCGGACCGCCCTCTACCCCCGCAGCACCTCCTCGACGCCCCGAGCCACCTCGACCGCCCGCTCCCCCGCCAGCGGCGCCCCGTCCACGCCCGTGACGTAGAAGGCGTCCACCGCGTTCGCCCCCAGCGTCGACACGTGCGCGCTGCGCACCCGCACCTCCGCCGCCTCCAGGGCCCGCCCGATCCGGTGCAGCAGCCCCGGTGCGTCCTGGGCCCGCACCTCGATCACCGTTGCCCGCCGCGACCCCGCCGACGCCACGG from Streptomyces flavofungini includes:
- the proS gene encoding proline--tRNA ligase, whose protein sequence is MAKAPVLTPRADDFPRWYQELITKAELADNGPVRGTMVIRPYGYGLWERMQQDMDVRIKETGTQNAYFPLLIPQSYLTREAEHVEGFAPELAVVTHGGGKELEEPVVIRPTSETIVNEYFSKWVQSYRDLPLLINQWANVVRWELRPRLFLRTSEFLWQEGHTAHATYEQARDFAARIHRHVYGAFLRDLLAMDFVLGRKTAAERFAGAVNTLTLEGMMGDGKALQLGTSHELGQNFARAFGTTYLSKDGEQELVWQTSWGATTRMIGALVMMHGDDHGLRLPPRLAPVQAVVLAVKDDDAVLAEAREIGERLTAAGVRVQVDDRTETPFGRRAVDWELKGVPVRVEIGPRDLENGTAMLVRRIAGGKQPVALDALTTLLPTVLEEDQELLLAQARARRESRTSEVADVGEAVEAAAAGGWARLPWAALGPAGEARLAEHGVTVRCLVAEDGAVPDADDAPGNVAVVARAY
- a CDS encoding class I SAM-dependent methyltransferase — its product is MTPTLVHSHRPCAGSTPRADRCARARDWAEIQERMLVPLYEAVYERLEVGRDTRLLDLGCGSGLALLMAAARGASVTGVEPSAPERLALARERLAPEGTAGTRPQTGTRLVEGSPEDAASPDDAPYTLVTAFQPIGCVAGDSEGLSALLDTASPLAERGAPVVLVGWGPPERCTTSSVLRVATKLADPLRSTRSWRPACRDDLEEVAHRAGLKPDGSGRVACPFGYADMDSAVRGLLSTGLFDAAVGATDEVQVDKELTEALHPHQRRDGTVWMPNVFRYLIARTT
- a CDS encoding maleylpyruvate isomerase N-terminal domain-containing protein is translated as MDSSDVREAAAELLRVLGPHADRDWASAPAGPLEWSCRTTAAHIAHDLLAYAGQLSARPGTAYLPFDLTVRPSAAPADILRVVTAAAGLLASALDASPADARAWHWGPCDPTGFAAMGTAEILLHTHDITQGLAVEWLPPGTLCERVLARLFPDAPDGDPAAVLLWCTGRGDLDGRERPTSWTWQAALTE
- the ftsH gene encoding ATP-dependent zinc metalloprotease FtsH, which gives rise to MSNPVPPRQKPEQPWRSEGAPEPAPTPPPKRKLPGGWGGLILTALIVYLIANLVLSFFGDGDEPTISYTEFSKQVDSGNVSKIYSKGDAIQGQLKKERKDPDGGEEYTKFTTQRPEFADDELWGDLTKNKVTVTAEPVVQERSFLSNLLISLAPMLLLVVLWIFIARRMASGMGGAGGMLGRKQPPKPVELEPGEKRTTFEDVAGIDEVEGELNDVVDFLKNPDAYRKMGARMPGGVLLAGPPGTGKTLLARAVAGEAGVPFFSASASEFIEMIVGVGASRVRELFAEARKVAPAIIFIDEIDTIGRARGGGSGMGGHDEREQTLNQILTEMDGFSGSEGVIVIAATNRADILDPALTRPGRFDRVVNVSPPDRGGREAILAIHTRAIPLAKDVDLARIARTTPGMTGADLANLANEAALLAVKRGQEQVTQSDLSEALEKVQLGAERPLVMPDEERRRTAYHESGHALLGMLQPGADPVRKITIVPRGRALGVTLSTPDADKYAYTEEYLRGRIIGALGGMAAEHVVYGVVTTGAENDLEQVTNIARGMVARWGMSERVGRLSALPNDAQQAYGLAAAPETLDAIDGEMRRIVDECYESACRQLRDHRAQLDALAASLLENETLEEADAYRVAGITRLTKET
- the ffh gene encoding signal recognition particle protein, with the translated sequence MFDTLSDRLAATFKNLRGKGRLSEADIDATAREIRIALLEADVALPVVRAFIKQVKERATGAEVSAALNPAQQVIKIVNEELIGILGGETRRLRFAKQPPTVIMLAGLQGAGKTTLAGKLGRWLKAQGHSPLLVACDLQRPNAVNQLSVVAERAGVGVYAPQPGNGVGDPVQVAKDSIEYARTKQFDVVVVDTAGRLGIDQELMQQAADIRDAVSPDEVLFVVDAMIGQDAVNTAEAFRDGVGFDGVVLSKLDGDARGGAALSIAHVTGRQIMFASNGEKLDDFDAFHPDRMASRILGMGDMLTLIEKAEQTFSQQEAEKMASKLASSKGGKDFTLDDFLAQMEQVRKMGSISKLLGMLPGMGQIKDQINNLDERDVDRTAAIIKSMTPGERQEPTIINGSRRARIAKGSGVEVSAVKNLVERFFEARKMMSRMAQGGGMPGMPGMPGMGGGPGKQKKKQKQAKGKQRSGNPMKRKQQEDEAAARRAAAEGAAAGGAFGLPGAQGGKDFELPDEFKKFMG